Genomic segment of Alligator mississippiensis isolate rAllMis1 chromosome 6, rAllMis1, whole genome shotgun sequence:
aaagagtcagtcttcattACCtttttttatggggcagactacctctgatctcctatggggagggcctgtccaggcaatgtcaatCCTGGTCCAGAGGGCTCCAGAttttcttactgagcatgtgcagcctgtcACAAGGATGGGTtgtctcatcttttgtttcttgaatgctgagggtggttccaagggctgggtcattggtccaggtattggtgttgatggtttggtcattcagagggagctatttttagacctacttcCATTGTCCagcaagcaccctcattcatccccattcattcaggaaccaagttacataggaggggtaggtgtgaatcatgggttacacaaccgggcctggggacaggatggagacttggcaaacaaaatggagacttgatatgacttatgctaacttagatatgtaggcctaaatcatatagtaccagtaaaacagtaatatagaacagtaaaaatcaatacaaacataataattatacaatataaagaaggagaaaaaacaaagcaaatacaacttgctatgaaaataaaatgctaaagcttatcctatgtcttagctcacttatacttatctatagggaatagagagggaaagaaaaagtcagaaatggttgagtaagggaagggaatgcattttaaaagaaaaaaaaaagaaaaactggggggttttgcAACACTGGAGCTCCCGGGGTTTCCCCAGGCCCCTGCAGAGCCTGTGTGGGCTTCTTGCTGCCACAGACATCCCCATTTAAGCTGCCTTGTGGCATTTGGACTTTTTGCATGCCCTGCTGAATGACTTGATGTTCTTTGTCATGTGCTTGACATGCCTCCTTGGCAGGCTCCTCCGGGCTGAAATGTCTAGAAAGAAAATCCACCATGAGATTATCCTTGCTGGGATGGTGCATTACCATAAATTTGAATGGTTGAAGAGCCAGTGCCCAGTGGGTAAGGTGGGTATTTTTGCTTCGTTTTTTGGTTAGCCACTGCAGTGGTgttgatgagcacccctgaactttcactatgcattttctactttgggaacagctttgtatgttttgaaaaagtattttatctaaccaagggcatagattaggttgtttaggctgggggagatcgcttgttgcttagttgtttaattgctggcctcgctagaaggaaagctgtatcaacaaagttctggagctggaaggggggttacttggcggggagctggaaggggggttacttgctgggcttgctatacatttcatcacatcagcaagtttaacctgttacgtagctatataaggcagacgcccactggggtgtgggtgcttgctttgcgaacaattgccaagcaccactttctgcgcagaaataaagataaaattggatccttcacccctgtgtgttcattggcacaagcgcaccgggcacgaactcactgtcctttggggacaacaatttctggtgacccagatgggaccctagctgactgccttgcccagtCCACCTCTTCagctccggcaacaactgtggacggcgtgagggccaggcgccaccgaccttattcaTCGGAGGTCTTACtgcctcctggttgcctgacgcagtcggggaggggcacaacggTGCAACactcgaaggaccaacttaatcaggtggggcgagggaggtttcaacggactggtaagtacttctttccatattttgggcaggttggaAAAGAGACGGCTTTTaaagttccgaccgtgtagacgccctaggcgagtgagatcgggtggcagccccatgaactccctttaatcagtttggttctgaggctgagtggCAATCACCatccggtagttggataatgggaagtaaccagtctaagattccaccctgcagtcccttaggatgcattttgaaaaattggccaaagtttggaagtgaccctatgacaaaacaacagatgattccgtattgcaatacatgttggccacagtaccaacttgcggatgtgcaacctggccggagaatgggtctttggattataacacaatcttgcagttacagttgttttgtaggcgccaagggaagtgggatgagatgctttatgtagaggcatatatgactttgtatagggATGAGATTAACCAGAagttgtgtgggatatttaggggaagtggggtaatggctttacggggggtcaccacagtatgtccaaaggagccggaggaggaagacgtgcagttgctaattgctcccagagctcccccgtctcatcctgtgagccatgcgtcaccacaggggactttcactgcacctgtaacggctCGTCAGGGACTCCCGGCTAGCTCGTCCAGTCcgctgtcccccacctcccctgacagccttgggttgccgtccccgggtccggcggatgcgggtggtagcaatctggtggtagaagggACTGTACGAGATGGGGTGTTTAGCCCTGTGGCAAGTCACTTACAATCAGGGGCCCAAcaagtagttcaggcccctttacaaccagcggtgggtcctgagggtgaaccagtttttgtccatgtgccattcagctcggcagacttgataaattggaaacagtccgtcggccaatatcgccagaatctggaggcaatggcccagttgttctctactattttcctcacccaccaaccaaactggatagatattcaggccttactggccgctcttctccagaagaaaagaggttggtcttagagaaagcacgcacaatagcacagcagcgtcacccagctggtgatgtagatgaactttgccctaagaaaaatcaagactgggatctCAACACCCAAGGGGGCTggaaggagttagagctgtatcaggagtttgtgctggctgctctccgggaggctatcccgaagcagaaaaatttgtctaaattgtatgagGTGCGGCAGGGTCcgaaggaggatccatccagtttttataagaggttatgcgaggcagccagacagtggatggATTTAGATcaggagctgccagaaaatgccaagatgtttaacacactgtttataggacggtcagccccagatattagaaaaaaaaactacagaagactgaaggagcagctggaatgagcatcagtcaaatgattgagattgcttataaagtatactccaacagagatcaggttaaggagaaaaaggaagataagagaataaaggcacaggcgtcattacaagcatcgttgttggcagcagcaattgtagatcagaggagtcggggacgaggcaggggaagtagCGGGAATAGAGGAGGCGTGGGCTATGCTCCGGAAGGCTTTGACCatggtcccaggctgggacctaatcagtgtgctacttgcaagcaggaagggcattggaaaaatgagtgccccaagagggagaagaagagacgagaggaggaagaaagattgttgatgttggatggttctgaccagaagtgacggggaccgggggctaacactgaagtaatctctgtctcccccgacgagcccctggttaaaatgcaagtagggggagaacttattgactttctagtagatagtggagccacgcattcagttgtaaacaattttaaaggacccttatcaaaaaccaagatccccataattggagccaccggccagcggacgtatcgtccttttgtgccacccatggaatgcaaattgggaggaaagaaagtgtctcatcagttcctgtatatgcctgagtgccccatacctttgtttgggagggatttgctgtgcaaattgcaggcccaattgatctttttggaggggaaaattactatgaagataccaactgaggaagcctggaaagctcaggtgtgtctcctattgcagaagggggaggaagggagaattcccgCCGAAGTAGAAGATgctgtagtaccatgggtatgggtgggagagaagccaggaagagccaaactggccacccctgtaagcattgatttaaagccgggaattaccccgcccagggtgccacagtatcgattgaaaatacaagcttggaaaggcctggaaccattgataaagagattccttaaatatggtttacttcaggagtgtcaatcatctttcaattcccccattttgcctgtaaaaaaaccccacagtaatgagtatcgttttgtgcaggacctcagagccgtggacaaggtcacggtgacccttCATCCAGTGGTAAaggacccttatactttgctgactactttgtctgcagaggaacagtggtttacagtcctggacctgaaagatgccttcttttgcctcccacttgaaagagacagccaagagatttttgcattcgagtgggaagacccgaatactaggagaaaaacccaattgtgctggacagcTGTGCCttagggttttaagaacagtcccactattttcagcactgccttaagtaccgaccttcagaagtgggacaaagggacatcaggaaccctgttacagtatgtggacgatttgttaattgcagcaaaaacgagggaagagtgccacctcCTGACCGTAAGTTTACTAAATTTCCTGGGACAGGTTGGATACCGAGTATCTTGAAAGAAAGCCCAGATAACAGAAAAAAGGGTACGatatttgggatttgacatctcacaaggccagaggatgttgggccctgaaagaaaagaggccatctgtcAGATGCcagtcccaaagaccaagagacagttgcgaggctttttaggtatggcaggattctgccggatctggatccccaattttggactaatagccaaggcTCTTTATGAGGCCACTACTGGTAAAGAGGGAGATTTACAATGGACGGCAGAATGCCgaaagagctttgacactatcaaacaggcccttaTGACAGCGCCGGCTCTGGGCCTACCCAatctgagtaaaccatttcaaccTTATGTATATGAATGCCAAGAAGTAGCatcaggagtgctgacccagtacttaggtagctggaaaagagcagtggcctacttctccaaacaattggatcccactagtttgggatggccggcctgcctgcgagcagtggcagctaccacTATGCTGGTAAAGaaatctaagaaacttactttaggacaaccaatgactgtgtataccccacattcagtgctgacggtgatgaatgcaaaggggggaacctggctttcccctggatgaatggctaagtaccaggcgactctcctggatcaaggagacatCCAGTTGCAAACCTCTAGTACTTTGAACCCAGCTAcgttgatgccattggaacaggacgaaggattacagcatgattgcattgaaactattgagagtgtgtatgctagctggccggatcttaaagatcccccactacctaatgcagaccttgaattctacacagatggaagcagcttcatggacaatggaacccggAAGGTGGGATAtgccgtggttacatcatgggatactgtGGAAGCAAACGctttgcctccaaatacctctgcacagagagctgagcttattgagctgacccgagctctccatttggcaaaaggaaagatagccactatatacaTGGATTCAAAGTACGCCTTCGGAGTCTTACACacccacggagctatatggaaagagagaggactcttaacggcaagtaaaagcccagtaaagcatggaacagagatcctgaaattacttgaagccgtgatggaaccactagaggtagctgtggtgcactgtaaggcccatcaaaagggagatgctgatATTATTAAAGGAAATTGatgagcagatgctgcggcgaagaaggcagctagaggacaagttcaggagactcaaatgttggcattgatgcctcaggtagtgttacctgaggaacctcccaaatatactgaaaaagagaaccaactcgcagagaaattgggaagcaaagaacaacaagatggatggtgggttttgcctgagggacaagtcctgatgccaaaactgattcttaggaaagtgctccaagagtactaccagagcacccatatgggagctgacaccatgacccaaggtctccaaagaattgtagtggggcctaagatgagaaaaacagcagaacaaatagtgcgtagatgccctgtctgttgtgccaacaatcctaagatttcccccaaacctccgccaggagcaggaaggcaaggactattagcaggagaatgttggcagatagatttctctgaagttcccaagaagggacactacaaataactgttagtgctcgtggacactctgactggatggactgaggccttcccgtgccgaaccaaccaagcaaaagaagtggtccgggtgatgctaaaagaaatgattccacaatttggaatcccagagggattagcctcggaTCGAGgtccacactttgtgtcagaagtgacccaggcaatttcccgggctctggggatacaatgcgACCTTCACACAacatggagaccgcagtcaagtggacaggtggaacgaatgaatcagactctaaaaagacagctggctaaactttgccaggagactcagttgaaatggctcgaagctctgcctcttgccttgcttagagtgcgcatagcccctacagctaaattgggagttagtccatttgaattaatgtatggcaagccatatcctaagaatccagtggtgacgcatgggagtcaaatgcatgtaaaaggggaatgtaaaagattatttgtattctatgtctgctgtattgtcttctctccacaggtatgtccaggaacaacttccactccctctagatacaccagtccacaagttccagatcgaAGACAAGGTGCTGGTCTGgacgtggaaagacgagccgcttcagcccaggtggaagggaccgtatcctgtgattcttactactcactctgcagtgaaggttcagggggtaaaacctTGGATACACTACACTCGGGTGAAGACCGCACCAGAAGTATCACCTGtaggagaagttgctgagagtgttgCACCagaagccgacacaaacggacaccgttggacagcagagccagtagaaggacttaaatttctgtttaaacgtcaaccatgtggaaagtagttctttgaataggtgtaatgtttctagagtctaaggggttggtgcatcaaaggttcgaTAAGAGTCAAATTGTGTGGGTTtatttggcaaaggacgtattaaatgtcactcatttttgtttggcaggtggaatatcagttgatgatattttcacgtcatgccttatagggatgcccactccaatggaagcgctccggaatcagacttggttcacatctgggggaataggaggtccaatcaattacaataacaactccatgtggggaaccattaccacagaaagaaacactagtacctttgaaatagatttgttgacagtcacctcccctggtaacaccagctgtgccaattttgtgaactgtatccaagcttgcaaaagcttaaccaaagaaacgaaaattttcaattgctcagacatgactaatgtatcttgcaactacgttcatgttatattaccccgggggttcctcctttgtgggaagactgcctattcatatatcccagccaatgccacaggaggcccttgtgttctaggccggttgactgtctggctaccaggtatgcctaagacctctagtaagcgtcaccggagaggttTGAAGATGCTAgatgaatcctgtgatagtgacataaacctcctgagtgaggccgaggtagtgtccttagcagttttcctagtaggggtgccaggcctagtggtggacgctgagaggcagcttggtaaggtggcctgtgccctggcaaagggcctaaatacaacttcacaggccctagctgccctcaatattccaatgaaagaactaagaggagctactctgcaaaatagagcagccatagattacctgttgctgaggcataaccacggatgtgaagagttcgagggaatgtgttgttttaatttgacagataactccaAGTTAATAGAGTaaaaagtgcagaagttaaaaaaggttctgtcccacattaagcaaggggaagggttcgacttctcatggcttacttcttggcttcctaatttttcatggcttaagcaaattttcctattaattgtggcaagtatgtgtattttcttgatgatctgttgtggggTACAGTGTGTGCCACTGTGTTGTGaggtactcaagaaatcaatttcttcccccgttcaccgcgtgatgtttgtaaaatcatcagtttcaaacccgatccaaaacaaTCGGGAGGAAGCAaagagatttctggagatgagaaagatagTCGAGGACTATGGGCCTTTTCCATAAGGGCCATAGCCTCGAAGCAGGGAtttgatgagcacccctgaactttcactatgcattttctacttcaggaacagctttgtatgttttgaaaaagtattttatctaaccaagggcatagattaggttgtttaggctgggggagatcgcttgttgcttagttgtttaattgctggcctcgctagaaggaaagctgtatcaacaaagttccggagctggaaggggggttacttgggggggagctggaaggggggttacttgctgggcttgctatacatttcatcacaccagcaagtttaacctgttacgtagctgtataaggcagacgcccactggggtgtgggtgcttgctttgcgaacaattgccaagcaccactttctgcgcagaaataaagattaagttggatccttcacccctgtgtgtttattgccacaagcgcaccgggcatgagctcactgtcctttggggacaacagtgTGTGGTCCATCAACACCATGAACTCCTGGCCCATCAAGTAATAAAATATTCTATCACCCAGCGTTTTGCTAGGCACTCTCTCTCTATCGTGGCATTCCTTATTTTGGCTTGCTTGAGTTTGCGGCTTGTGAAGGTGACTGGATGCTCATCTTCCCCCCATCTTTGCAGTAGCACAGCCTCTAGGGCATTGCCAGATGCCTTGGTCTGCAAAACAGAAGAGGCAGAGAAAAATGGAGTATGTACCACTACGTTGAGGCACATCACCTCTTTCAGACCCTTGAAGCTTCCTGTCATCTCATCCAGTCACTTCAGGGTCTCTGATGATCTCCCTTtaagcacatctgtgaggggtgCAGCAAGGTCCACAAAGTGCGGTATGAAGCTCCGGTAAGAGTTGATAAGCCCCAAGAAGTAGTGGAGTTGCCTACAGTTGCATGGTTCTTGAAACTGGCGTATTGCCTCTACCTTGTCCCCTAGAGGTGGGATGGTTCCCAATCCTATGTGAAACCCTAAGCACTTAGTTTCCATACCtgccagcttacatttttttGGATTGGTGGTCAACCCCACTGTTTGAAGTTCTCTCAAGACcactctcagggcctcaagatgTTGAGGCCAATCTGAGGTGAAgataatgatgtcatcaatataaGCTGCCACATATGCTGTGTGGGATGCCAACAGGGAGTCCATGAGCCTCTGAAAAGTGGTCGCTGTTCCATTCATTCTGAAAGACATTTGTATGAATTTGAACGGGCCCCAAGGGGTTTCAAAAGTGGTTTTGGCACAGTCCGTGGCTCGGATTAGGATATGCCAGTACCCCTAGGCTAGGTTGATGGTGGATATGTATCTGGCTTTCCCAATTCTCTCGATGAGGTGGGCAATGTGAAGTGTGGGGAATGCATCGGAGGTTGCCAATGTATTTAACTTTCCAAAGTCAATGCACAATTGGAGTGATCCATCAGGTTTAGCCACTGGTATGACTGGACGGCGCCATGGGCTATGAAACAGACAGATGATTCCCTGCTTCTGCATCTTTTCAATCTCTTGATGTACTTCCTGTTGCCATCATTGGGGTAtaggcctccatctctccctgaCTAGTGCACCGGGGGTGTTCTGATCTAATGCTTGATTCCCTGTGCTTGCCCTAGGGTTTCTTGGAACACGTCCTGGAAGGCTTCTATCACCTCCTCCAGTTCCTGTCATTGATTGCGCTCCAAATCTTCCCCTAGTTGACCTTGCCTCTTCAGTGTGGATCCCCCTAACTCTAGGCAGAGGGCTTTCAGCTCATCTACTGTCTCCTCTTTTTGCACCAGCcaatcttcatagattcatagattcatagatgttagggtcggaagggacctcaatagatcatcgagtccgaccccctgcataggcaggaaagagtgctgggtctagatgaccccagctagatgcttatctaacctccttttgaagacccccagggtaggggagagcaccacctcccttgggagcccgttccagaccttggccactcgaactgtgaagaagttcttcctaatgtccagtctaaatctgctctctgctagcttgtggcaattatttcttgtaaaccccggggacgccttggtgagtaaatcctcaccaattcccttctgtgcccccgtgatgaacttataggcagccacaaggtcgcctctcaaccttctcttgcggaggctgaaaaggtccagtttctctagtctctcctcgtagggctcggtctgcaggcccttaaccatatgagtggcccttctctggaccctctccaggttatctgcatccctcttgaagtgcggtgcccagaactgcattcagtactccaactgcggtctgaccagcgcccgatagaggggaagtatcacctctttggacctattcgtcatgcatctgctgatgcacgataaagtgccattggcttttctgatggcttagtcacactgccgactcatgttcatcttggagtccactaggactccaagttccctttccacttccgtgacacccagcaggtcattccctaggctgtaggtgtgctggacatttttcctccctaggtgcagcactttgcatttctccttgttgaactgcattctgttgttttctgcccgcttgtgcaacctatccaggtctgcctgcagctgttccctgccctccggcatgtccacttctccccatagctttgtgtcatctgcatacttggacagagtacatttgactccctcatccaagtcgctgatgaagacattaaagagtatcggtccaaggaccgagccctgcgggactccactgcccacacccttccaggtcgtagccgacccatccaccacaactctctgggtgcgaccctccagccaattcaccatgcaccggactgtgtagtcatccaagtcacagcctcttaacttgttcaccagtatggggtgggataccgtatcgaaggccttcctgaagtctaagtatataacATCTCCccatcctcctgtgtccaggcgtttcgtaacctggtcataaaaagagactagattggtcaggcacgatctgcctgccacaaaccagtgctggtttcccctcagcataatttgtcctgcagggttctcgcaaatgtgagccttgataattttttcaaagactttgccaaggatggaggtgaggctgactggcctatagttccccgggtcctcctcctccccttcttgagggGCCCTCCATTCTTTGAGGAGGTTCACGTGGTAAATTTGATGCTCACAATGGTGTCCAGTCTTAAGTATTCATAATCTACTGGTCCTACCTGTTGTATTACCTTAAATGGCCCTTGCCACATCATGAGGTGTTTACTCACTGATGCTGGAAGTGAAACTTCCATGTCCCTTGGTTGGAATGTGCAGGGTTTTGCTCTTCTATTATACTGGGTCTCCTGTTGTGCTTGAGCAACTCACATATTCTGACAAGTGATCTGCTGGGCCTTGTTGATCTGGTCTTGTAGCTCCTGCCGGTATCTTTCAGCTACTACTCTGGGTCCCACCAGCTGCTCCCATTCCTCTTGGACAATCTGTAACAGACCCCTGGACTGGTGCTCAAATACTAACT
This window contains:
- the LOC132251160 gene encoding uncharacterized protein LOC132251160, which produces MFLESKGLVHQRFDKSQIVWVYLAKDVLNVTHFCLAGGISVDDIFTSCLIGMPTPMEALRNQTWFTSGGIGGPINYNNNSMWGTITTERNTSTFEIDLLTVTSPGNTSCANFVNCIQACKSLTKETKIFNCSDMTNVSCNYVHVILPRGFLLCGKTAYSYIPANATGGPCVLGRLTVWLPGMPKTSSKRHRRGLKMLDESCDSDINLLSEAEVVSLAVFLVGVPGLVVDAERQLGKVACALAKGLNTTSQALAALNIPMKELRGATLQNRAAIDYLLLRHNHGCEEFEGMCCFNLTDNSKLIE